A region of the Methanosarcinales archaeon genome:
TAATATAGAATGGTTATGAATATATATTTGAGCGTTACTGAAATGTACTAACTACAGTATTGTACTTAATTAACCTTCATAGTTATGATGGAAACCTTTTTACGGTCTTATTGTAAAATAGTAAATCATGGACAATGATGGATCCCAGCAGGAAATCCTTGAAATAAAACAAAAGCTACAGGAGATCCATACCGACATAAAACGGTTTATGGAAAATGCAAACCAGCAGCATCTGGAAATGGTTCTCGAAGGGTCACGACAGAACATTTCAAGTGCTGTTTTCGGGCAAGTAATAGGAGATATAGAGGATGACCTGGATTGCGGTATGATAAAAAAATGCGAGATGCGTGATACCTGTAAGGCAGATTTCAGTGCTTTTCTACAAAATAATGCTGGCCTGCTAAAGCACAATAGCATGCCGGAAGATGTCATTTTGGATAATGGTTCCCAATTAACTGAGATGAAAAATAATGCACCATATAAACAATGCAGCAAGTGTTTTTCAGA
Encoded here:
- a CDS encoding winged helix-turn-helix transcriptional regulator, producing the protein MDNDGSQQEILEIKQKLQEIHTDIKRFMENANQQHLEMVLEGSRQNISSAVFGQVIGDIEDDLDCGMIKKCEMRDTCKADFSAFLQNNAGLLKHNSMPEDVILDNGSQLTEMKNNAPYKQCSKCFSEVQHLFEKQVGLMRSLQIYKSEEGEIHEISRLSEENMVKDVIEPLSNKQRLQILKAVSTETRTFSTLSELTGLRGGNLMFHLQKLMDTGMILQRHERGDYMITEKGYTVLKGINDIFSTLNS